From Bdellovibrio sp. KM01:
TGGAAGGAATATGGTTCCTTCAAGGTACAAGTTCAACACGTGGGCCTTACAACGGTGAACTTGAACTAAGAAAATCAAGCGACGGTACATACGATGCCATTCGCATGATCACCTACATCAACTATTTCTATGATGGTTTGAAAGTACAAGAAGTTTGGTCAGGTAAAGCCGTTGCTGCTGGCGACACTTTGGTCATGAGTTATGATTTACGCCAGGCCGATTTTATTGAAAAACTCGGCTCTCAAAAAAGAGAACCGAGTGACTTTAAGAACCCCATCACGGTCGTCACCCGTTTCGCTGTAACTGACAAAGGTTTATCATCGCAATTCTCTGACAAAAAAGTTTCGAACTATACCGAGTGGATTACCACTCGCAGAAATCTTGAAGCAAAGCCGTTATGGATGAATTTGCGCACTAATATCGATGCTCAAGGTCCGAAAGTTCCTTTGGCTGTTCGTGGCGTGATCAATTTATTCAAACGCGACGTTGGTTTTACGAAAGATCCGTTCGTACAATCCTTCAAAAACAGAAAAGAGTTTAAAGAAGAACGTCCTTTTATCGTTTTTGATCCGACTGACTACGTCTTCTATCAAAACAATAAAGACATCATCCGTGTCGTGAATAAAGTGACCGATGATATTTCAATCACTGAGGCCTCAGTAAAAAGAAACGCCTACTCGCCCACATTGAAAGAAAAAGCAGCGAGTTATGAAAAAAACACTGTCACTCATCACATCAATGAAATTGGCATGGTGTCGAAGGCCGATGTCGATGCAAATGGAAAATTGATTGCGTATCGTTATGATGGTGATTCCGCATTGTGGACGGGCATGTATATTGGCTCGCAATCGATGCGCTATCTGGCGACCAAAGATCCTGAAGCATTAGCGAATGTACGTAAGTCGTTGCGTGCGATCTTTATGTTGATTGATATCACGGATGATCCAAAAGAATTTGCGCGAACTTTGATGCCGTATTCTCCGGGCGAACCGATTCCAAATAAATGGCACCAAGGTAAAGGCATTTATTCCAACATGCTTTGGCTTGAAGGTGGCAACAATGATATGTACAAAGGCTTAACTCACTCGATGATGTGGGCGAGCCTGGTAATCCCTGAAACAGATCAGGAAATTTGGTCTCACCTTCGTGATAAGTCACGCCGATTGATGGGATTAAGAACATTCGATGAAAAACCTCAAAACCAGGCTCCGACGTACGGTCTTGTGGCCTTGATCAACAAAGATAAAAATGCCCGTGAAAAATACGAATCAACTTATAAAAAACTAAGTTGGAAGCCATCAAGCTATAGTTTGGATACGACTTTCTATTGGCATGGAAGTGCGGACTGGAGTGGTATTAACTTAGGGCTGGTTGGTGATATCACAGATATCATGATTGCTGACCGTCTGGGTGAATCTAAAATCCGTGATCGTCTGCGCGAGCGTTTGATGGATTCGTGGGTGACATACAGTCCGGCACAAAGACATCTGCTGACAATGGTGGCCTATGGATTTGCGTACTCCCATGGAACTCGTGGTGGCAACTTTAGGGAAGAAAGCAGCGACGATAAGTTCATGACGTCTTTGGCGCAGTCGGTTTGGGGCTTGCGTGAAATTCCTTATCCTCGTCCAAACTTGGATGTTTCGATCAATCACTCCCTACGCCCGGATTGGTGTATTTCTCCGATCCCACGGCTTTTCTGGAAGGGTTTAAAACGCCCCGAACCACCGGTTGAGTACTTCTATCAGGGGCTTTATAACTATCCGGTATTTGAGCACCAGGCCTTTACTTCTAATTTCGTCTGGAAGGACACGGCCTTTGGATTTAAGGATGATCATTCCCGTGGCTCAGAAAATGCGGGTGTAGATTATCTGTATGCGTACTGGCTAGCTAAATACGTAGGTATCCCTAACTTTGAATAGGATCTTTTGAAAGATCTACCCTGTCGCAAGAATGATTGAATTTCAGCCCTGGGGGAGTTAAAAATCTCCCTTATGAAAAAGACTGGCAGAGACTCTAAAGAGCTTAAAAACTTCGCCCTGGGTGAAGCTAAAACAGATTACGCGCAAACTTATTCACCAGAATCCCTTGAAGCATTCGACAACAAAAATCCAGGTAAGATTGCCTGGACGACTTTTGTTTGCACAGAGTTCACATCACTTTGTCCAAAAACAGGCCAGCCTGATTTTGCAAAAGTTTTTATCAACTACATCGCTGATAAAAAAATGGTGGAATCAAAATCCTTGAAACTTTATTTGTTCAGCTTCCGTAACCACGGCGACTTCCACGAAGATTGTATTCAGACAATTTGTGACGACTTGGTGAATCTTATGAAGCCTAAGTATATCGAAGTAGTTGGTGAGTTCACTCCGCGCGGAGGGATTGCGATCTTCCCTTATGCAAGCTACGCTTGTAAGGACAAGTTCTATCAGGACTTGTGGAAAAAACGTCTGAGTGAGTTCGCTCCTGGCAAGTATTCCATGGAGTTGAGCAAGCTCTACTAAGAGGGCTTCATGAAACAAAATCTTCCCCAAGAACTTACGAAACTTGTTGATTGGTCAGTAACGGAATTGGGGAAGGTGATCGAGTTCGAAGTCGGTAAAGCCGGCTTCAACCGCATCGAAAGAATCCGTCGCTATATCAAATCTCCTGCGGGTCAGTCCCTTGAAGGACTTAAATCGCTTCAAGAAGAGCTCGCAAGTCTCTCTGAAAAAGAACAATACCAAATTGCCCATGCCTTTGCCTTGATGCTGGAGATTATCAACTCCTGCGAGGCCGCGTATCGCACGTACCGACTTAGAATTGAAGACCGTGACCATGAATCCGTCACTCACAGCTATGGCCGCATCATCCACGTTTTAACGGCGCATCCGACCGAATCCAGAAATCCCGATGCCCTTTACTATTTCAAGAAAATTCAAAAGCTGTTGGAACGTCGATTAGAGAAAATTTCTGAACTAGATGAGTCCGAGCTGAACGTTTTGATCAAATGGGTTTGGAATATTCCGATGTCCAAACAACGTAAGCCCTCGGTCATGGATGAGGCTGAATACATTTATAGTCTGGGCCTGCAGGACGAGATTATCGAGATGTACATCAAGCAACGACTTGCAAAGCACCCGTTTTATATTCGTACATGGGTGGGGGGAGATAAGGATGGGCACCCTGGCGTAGATGAAAAGACGATGTTGCAAAGCTTAAACATGTCGCGGGGACTTTTGGTGAAATGGCTCAATCGAGCATTCCGGGAATATAAAAAGGATCTGGAACCCTTGCTTCGGAATAAGAGTTTTGATGCGTCAAAGTTGAGAACTATTAAAAAGCTCAGTTCGGAAGTTACCCAGATGCTGGTGCATTTAAAAAGAATTGAATCAAAAGATGCGAATAAACTCCATCGACTTAAGGAATCATTCATTCTGTTAAGCGCGGAGCAAAGAAAAAATTTTGGAGTGGAATCCCCGGTTTTGATTCGAATTCAGACATTTTTAAAATCTTTTCCCGGCCTGGTCGTCCCCCTAGAGCTTCGCGAAGACAGTGGGCTTGTGCATGAAGCTGTGGATAACCCGGGAAAGAGTTATAACATTTCTCGAATGATCAAGACTCTCTCCAGAATTTCTCCGGATCATGATCCAAAATTTTATGTGCGCGGCTTTGTTTTAAGTAATTGTGAGTCGGTCAAAGACATTGTCGCTGGAATGAAACTGACAAAAAGATACTTGGGGGAATATCGCCTGCCCGTAGTACCACTATTTGAAAGTGCACACTCTTTGTCAGAGGGAAAATCCATTATCACGGAATTCTTAAGCAGCAAATCCCACCGTACTATAATTGCTAAGAAATGGTCTGGGAAACTTGAAGTGATGCTGGGGTATTCTGATTCCTCGAAAGAAAACGGCGCGTTTGCTTCCAGGTTTCTAATTAAATCGGCGGTATCAGAGCTGGAAAAAGTCATTAGCTCCTATGATATCAAGCCCATCTTTTTTCACGGCTCTGGTGGAAGTATTGAGAGGGGTGGAGGTTCCGTTCAGGAACAAACCGATTGGTGGCCGCTATCTGCGTTGGAAGTGGTCAAGGTCACGATTCAAGGCGAAATGATTTATCGCAGCTATACTTCTTCTGAAATATTAGAAAGACAGCTTGAACGCTTCATGGTCGCCAGAGACCGACAGGCTAAATCAGCTCGTAAAAGTTCATCTGCTCGTATAGAGAAGGCCTTACAGCGCATGGCTGAGGCGACCAAATCCAAATATCAAGAGACATTGAAGCAGCCCGAATTTCTGCAGATGATTGAAGAGGCGACGCCGTATTCATATCTCAAAGATTTACGTATGGGTTCTCGGCCTTCCAAACGTCAGGGCCCGGTCCAATTAAAGAGTTTGCGCGCAATTCCCTGGGTTTTATGTTGGACGCAGACGCGCACCCTGTTTCCGACTTGGTGGGGAGTTGGAAGTTTTTGGACGACCCTGAATAAGACGGAGAAGGCTTTATATAAAAAGGCATTTAAAGAGTCCCAACTTTTTAGTTCTTACATAAAAGTGTTGGGCTTTACGCTTGAGAAAATGGATTTAAATATTTTTGGTCTGTATTTGGCAAATTCCAAATTGCCAGTGGAGCAGCAGCAGAAATATCTGAAAGACTTTATTCAAGAATTCAAGGAGTGCAAAAAGGCGATGCGGGAAATCACGGGAGAAAGAAATCTTTTGTGGTATCGGCCATGGCTTGGAAAAAGTATTTCCCTTCGCTCGCCACTGATTCATCCCCTGAATGTTTTGCAGCTTATTGCCCTTAAAGAGAGGAATTTACTGCTGCTGCGAGAGACTGTCACAGGGGTCGCAAGCGGTATGCTGACGACTGGATGAGTGCCCGAACTGGCGTGGTGTAAATATCTTTTACACTCCCCTTTGCCCCGGCTCTAATAGGATGCATTGGGCAGGGGCCCGTTATTTGAACATAGGTTCGTGGAATCAATTATTTACGAACCAAAGGATCTCTCAAATGTTCAATCCATCACTTCGCGGCGCCATCACTGTTTCCATTCTTTTGATCGGGCAAACTTCCTTTGCAAGTTTGAAACTTTCTGAAATTAAAAATTGTATTTCTAACGAAATGGACGTGGTTCGTGTAGTTCATCCTTTAAAGGCTGAATACCTAAGAGCTGAACGCGAAGGTTCAGTGACGGAATTGATCAACATGCTGAAAGAAAACACGGAAGACTTGGATCTGCTTTCTGAAGCAGAAGCTTCAAGCGCTCGTGGTAAAGCTTTGACGAAAGAAATTGGCGAGATTGAAGATGTCTTGGAAAATTCAAAATCCTGTGTTGATGCCCGCAAGTCGATGTTAAAGTTTGCCAATATCTATGAAAAGAAACCGCTTCTTTCATTGAGTGTTTTCTTCGAAAAGGATAATCACGGTGATACTGAGTTGTCACAGTGGAATGCAGAGGCGAAAGAGTCTTTGAAGAACGCAGGATATTCTAAAGCTCTTGCGAATTTCGAGGCTTCACGTCATCCAGCTTTGGCTTTGTTGCTAGCGTCCGGCGAGACAACTTCAGTTCTGGATGAACAGTTTATGCTTGAGCGCGACGATACTATGAGAGCTGCATTGAAAGCTATTGTTGGGGATGACGCCTCTGCGGATATCTTGGAAGAGCGACTTGCAGAAAAAATGCGTAAAGAAAGTTTAAATCGCATGTCAGCTATATCAGCTGCGGCTAACGAGTTTGTTAGAAAATAGACGAAATTCCTTAAAGTTTTTGACTAGCAATCGTGTCACTATCTCGGTTGCTAGCAACAAACCAAGCCAATAGATATCTATTAATCTGGAATGGTCCCTAAAGTGAAGGGACCAATCTGAGGCCCAGG
This genomic window contains:
- the queF gene encoding preQ(1) synthase, producing MKKTGRDSKELKNFALGEAKTDYAQTYSPESLEAFDNKNPGKIAWTTFVCTEFTSLCPKTGQPDFAKVFINYIADKKMVESKSLKLYLFSFRNHGDFHEDCIQTICDDLVNLMKPKYIEVVGEFTPRGGIAIFPYASYACKDKFYQDLWKKRLSEFAPGKYSMELSKLY
- a CDS encoding phosphoenolpyruvate carboxylase translates to MKQNLPQELTKLVDWSVTELGKVIEFEVGKAGFNRIERIRRYIKSPAGQSLEGLKSLQEELASLSEKEQYQIAHAFALMLEIINSCEAAYRTYRLRIEDRDHESVTHSYGRIIHVLTAHPTESRNPDALYYFKKIQKLLERRLEKISELDESELNVLIKWVWNIPMSKQRKPSVMDEAEYIYSLGLQDEIIEMYIKQRLAKHPFYIRTWVGGDKDGHPGVDEKTMLQSLNMSRGLLVKWLNRAFREYKKDLEPLLRNKSFDASKLRTIKKLSSEVTQMLVHLKRIESKDANKLHRLKESFILLSAEQRKNFGVESPVLIRIQTFLKSFPGLVVPLELREDSGLVHEAVDNPGKSYNISRMIKTLSRISPDHDPKFYVRGFVLSNCESVKDIVAGMKLTKRYLGEYRLPVVPLFESAHSLSEGKSIITEFLSSKSHRTIIAKKWSGKLEVMLGYSDSSKENGAFASRFLIKSAVSELEKVISSYDIKPIFFHGSGGSIERGGGSVQEQTDWWPLSALEVVKVTIQGEMIYRSYTSSEILERQLERFMVARDRQAKSARKSSSARIEKALQRMAEATKSKYQETLKQPEFLQMIEEATPYSYLKDLRMGSRPSKRQGPVQLKSLRAIPWVLCWTQTRTLFPTWWGVGSFWTTLNKTEKALYKKAFKESQLFSSYIKVLGFTLEKMDLNIFGLYLANSKLPVEQQQKYLKDFIQEFKECKKAMREITGERNLLWYRPWLGKSISLRSPLIHPLNVLQLIALKERNLLLLRETVTGVASGMLTTG